One segment of Panicum virgatum strain AP13 chromosome 3K, P.virgatum_v5, whole genome shotgun sequence DNA contains the following:
- the LOC120700732 gene encoding protein IQ-DOMAIN 1-like, with protein MGKKGKWFDAVQRILSTSEPDPVEADAKVNFNSPKKNHHPLNKAAKLKDKPSFKKIWQFSKSHPSGASASAAPAPDPAAHQPQPPPSPRPDQQQAKETTAEAQRAETRGDDGGVRTADVASKAGADAAAVTTPRAWAARSKEDIAATRIQAACRGYMARRAHQERGMARLMSLVEGFTIKRQTEEALYCMQTMTRIQTQIYSRRLKTEEDKKALKSQIKVKQSLDKIKIGDGWDHSLQSKEQMEAVLVMKQEAASRRQRALSYAFSYQWRNRKPPSTRAAPAPMFMDPGNPNWGWTWTERWMAATRPWENQTAAPADGRGAAKAAGRMPRVAVSIQIPTTTTPGGSSSSKSFRPPSWPSLPSPSTPPPRSPSLPGRMALPSSPRSSTLHGSSGLQRTKSMQPDGRPRSSQDLSVSSPRRAVPSSPRGGGSGSPLHPSGGMQPQRRPRSSQELSVSSPRRAVPASPRSCGSSGSPLHGSSGMHPERRPRSSQELSVSSPRRAVPASPRSCGSGSPLHGSSGVQPQRRPRSSQEPGATSPRPAAKVAPLRRTTSLRAELPRRLSLGSAAAPEGDDAGAPVTPSYMQQTKSVKAKARCASPSASPAAADVFDAAAPDSGPAPLWVPSPSSAKKRLSLELADKPSASSPSKVAAERVMRRQSQSPSPRMSSLS; from the exons atggggaagaaagggaagtGGTTTGACGCCGTGCAGAGGATCCTAAGCACTTCTGAACCAGATCCCGTGGAGGCGGATGCTAAGGTAAATTTTAACAGCCcgaaaaaaaatcatcatccGCTCAAT AAGGCTGCGAAGCTGAAGGACAAGCCGAGCTTCAAGAAGATATGGCAGTTCAGCAAATCGCACCCATCAGGTGCGTCcgcgtccgccgcgccggcgccggatccggcggcccATCAGCCTCAaccgccaccgtcgccgcggCCTGATCAGCAGCAGGCCAAGGAGACCACCGCAGAGGCGCAGCGCGCGGAGACaaggggcgacgacggcggcgtccgTACGGCGGATGTGGCTTCAAAGGCTggcgccgacgccgcggcggtCACCACGCCGAGGGCGTGGGCTGCGCGCTCGAAGGAGGACATCGCCGCCACCAGGATCCAGGCGGCTTGCAGGGGCTATATG GCAAGGAGAGCGCACCAGGAAAGAGGGATGGCTCGGCTGATGTCGCTGGTTGAGGGGTTCACCATCAAGCGCCAGACCGAGGAAGCATTGTACTGCATGCAGACGATGACGAGGATCCAGACCCAGATATACTCGAGGAGGCTCAAGACGGAGGAGGACAAGAAGGCCCTCAAGAGCCAGATCAAGGTTAAGCAGAGCCTGGACAAAATAAAG ATCGGTGACGGCTGGGACCATAGCCTTCAGTCCAAGGAGCAGATGGAAGCCGTGCTGGTGATGAAGCAAGAAGCCGCTTCAAGGCGACAAAGGGCGTTGTCATATGCATTTTCTTATCAG TGGAGGAACAGGAAGCCACCCTCCACGCGAGCTGCGCCTGCTCCGATGTTCATGGACCCGGGCAACCCGAACTGGGGCTGGACCTGGACGGAGCGCTGGATGGCGGCTACGAGGCCGTGGGAGAACCAGACCGCGGCGCCGGCCGATGGCCGTGGCGCGGCGAAAGCCGCCGGCCGAATGCCTCGAGTGGCCGTCTCGATTCAGATacccacgacgacgacgccagggggcagcagcagcagcaagtccTTCCGCCCACCGAGCTGGCCGTCGCTCCCGTCCCCATCGACGCCCCCGCCGCGGTCGCCGTCGCTCCCGGGGAGGATGGCATTGCCGTCGAGCCCCAGGAGCAGCACGCTCCACGGTTCCAGCGGCCTGCAGCGCACCAAGAGCATGCAGCCGGATGGCCGGCCGCGGAGCAGCCAGGATCTCTCGGTGAgcagcccgcgccgcgccgtgccgtCGAGCCCGaggggcggcgggagcggcagcCCGCTCCACCCTTCCGGCGGCATGCAGCCCCAGCGCCGGCCGCGGAGCAGCCAGGAGCTCTCGGTGAgcagcccgcgccgcgccgtgccggCGAGCCCGAGGAGCTGCGGAAGCAGCGGCAGCCCGCTCCACGGTTCCAGCGGCATGCACCCCGAGCGGCGCCCGCGGAGCAGCCAGGAGCTCTCGGTGAgcagcccgcgccgcgccgtgccggCGAGCCCGAGGAGCTGCGGGAGCGGCAGCCCGCTACACGGTTCCAGCGGCGTGCagccccagcgccgcccgcggAGCAGCCAGGAGCCCGGGGCGACCAGCCCGCGCCCGGCCGCCAAGGTCGCCCCCCTGCGGCGCACGACGagcctgcgggcggagctcccgAGAAGGCTGAGCctggggagcgccgccgcgcccgaggGGGATGACGCGGGCGCGCCGGTGACCCCCAGCTACATGCAGCAGACCAAGTCCGTGAAAGCCAAAGCCCGGTGCGCGAGCCCGTCGgcgtcgccggccgcggcggacgtGTTCGACGCCGCCGCTCCGGACAGCGGGCCAGCACCTCTGTGGGTGCCGTCGCCGTCTTCAGCGAAGAAGCGCCTGTCCCTGGAGTTGGCGGACAAGCCGAGCGCCTCGTCGCCGAGCAAGGTGGCCGCAGAGAGGGTGATGAGACGGCAATCGCAGTCTCCGAGCCCCAGGATGTCGTCGCTTTCCTGA